One region of Candidatus Electrothrix rattekaaiensis genomic DNA includes:
- a CDS encoding type II toxin-antitoxin system RelE/ParE family toxin produces MRIRWTNKALENLDAAVEYIAADNPAAAQKVAQTIRESVELLADQPGIGRPGRVTGTRELVIAGLPYIIPYLEQNSDVIILRILHTSMKWPSSLK; encoded by the coding sequence ATGCGGATTAGATGGACAAACAAAGCACTTGAAAACCTTGATGCGGCAGTAGAGTATATTGCGGCAGATAATCCTGCGGCTGCACAAAAAGTCGCCCAAACAATAAGAGAGTCTGTCGAACTTCTTGCAGATCAGCCTGGAATCGGAAGACCAGGTCGAGTTACCGGAACCAGAGAATTGGTTATCGCAGGTTTACCGTATATTATTCCCTATCTCGAACAAAACAGTGATGTCATTATTCTTCGAATCCTGCACACCTCCATGAAATGGCCCTCATCCTTAAAATAA
- a CDS encoding ribbon-helix-helix protein, CopG family — translation MKATTIRMEDSVLTRVDSMAKVMNRSRTWVINQAIQRFLSYEEWFVHEVNSGLDEAANGDLASDKQVAERFSRWNVNAD, via the coding sequence ATGAAGGCAACAACAATCCGCATGGAAGACAGTGTGCTTACTCGTGTCGATTCTATGGCAAAAGTCATGAACCGTTCACGCACTTGGGTTATCAATCAAGCGATTCAACGTTTTCTCAGTTACGAGGAATGGTTTGTTCATGAAGTAAACTCTGGACTTGATGAAGCGGCAAACGGAGATTTAGCCTCGGACAAGCAAGTGGCAGAGCGTTTTTCCCGGTGGAATGTCAATGCGGATTAG